In Candidatus Poribacteria bacterium, the following are encoded in one genomic region:
- a CDS encoding nucleotidyltransferase domain-containing protein codes for MDEMSVQEQFRVALESFVEKVKRDDKIIAAILFGSLSYDQVWEYSDIDIYLVGKDEKSDVRGYSLVENGINIHAVIYPRGRFRRLLEGARQGQFTHSSFARSTLLYSIDPTLADYYRDAMQLGAHDRETGMLQAATWMLPVLIKAEKWLYVKRDPEYSFLWLMHAIESLARIEVLGAGGIPGREVIHQALKVNPELFGALYTDLMHGPKTYGQMEQALQTVNDYLEERIPTLFKPILDYLHGEGVARSASEISEHFEKRMSGTGPVMACEWLADKGVIMKVGTPVRLTEKSLVTLDEAAYLYDGGEM; via the coding sequence ATGGATGAGATGTCTGTCCAGGAGCAGTTCCGCGTCGCACTCGAGTCTTTCGTCGAGAAGGTGAAACGCGACGATAAGATCATCGCTGCGATCCTGTTCGGGAGCCTGTCCTACGATCAGGTGTGGGAATACTCGGATATCGACATCTACCTGGTCGGCAAGGACGAGAAGAGCGATGTACGCGGCTACTCGCTGGTCGAGAACGGCATCAACATCCACGCGGTCATCTATCCAAGAGGACGGTTCCGCAGACTCCTCGAAGGGGCGAGGCAAGGGCAGTTCACGCACTCGTCCTTCGCACGCAGCACGCTGCTCTACTCGATCGACCCCACACTGGCGGACTACTACCGAGACGCCATGCAACTCGGAGCCCATGACCGCGAGACGGGCATGCTGCAGGCGGCGACATGGATGCTGCCGGTCCTCATCAAGGCGGAAAAGTGGCTCTATGTGAAGCGCGATCCGGAGTACTCCTTCCTGTGGTTGATGCACGCCATCGAGTCGCTGGCGCGGATCGAAGTCCTCGGCGCGGGAGGAATCCCTGGACGTGAGGTGATCCATCAGGCGCTGAAGGTCAATCCGGAGCTGTTCGGGGCGCTCTATACCGACCTCATGCACGGGCCCAAGACGTATGGACAGATGGAGCAGGCGCTTCAGACCGTCAACGACTACCTCGAGGAGCGGATCCCGACACTGTTCAAACCGATCCTCGACTACCTTCACGGTGAGGGAGTGGCGCGAAGCGCCTCGGAGATATCGGAGCATTTCGAGAAGCGGATGTCTGGGACGGGGCCCGTCATGGCATGCGAATGGCTGGCGGACAAAGGCGTCATCATGAAGGTCGGGACGCCGGTGCGGTTGACCGAGAAGAGCTTGGTGACGCTCGACGAGGCGGCATATCTGTACGATGGAGGCGAGATGTGA
- a CDS encoding sugar kinase — MGRCNSGRRAGPSVSASRTRWIRVSTSSPFAGPPCRTTTASEPSTRVLTARQRRCGETSRRVASSLQEETLGKRLDVLTVADLCVDLVCTGDVVPRFGQQEQLIDGYVLEVGGSATIFATQFAKLGGKVGIIGAVGDDPFGRFVSSKLRTIGIDIGRVRVDPIIQTGLSVALAKDDGDRAILTLLGSIDATKPHDLTDDLLADCRHWHIGGYFLLESLRPFWFGFLKRCRAVGVTTSLDTNWDPSNTWLEVRDLLPWVDVFLPNEREAIGIAGVPDVDDAGRKLSAETPIVVIKRGGDGATAFIGQGTHHAPAIPVERIEDTVGAGDNFDAGFLRAWLLGWDMPDCLALGSRCGHASLGVGGGIEGQLREDPPRKGFE, encoded by the coding sequence TTGGGTCGCTGCAACTCCGGCCGTCGAGCGGGCCCGTCGGTCTCTGCGTCGAGGACACGATGGATACGCGTTTCGACGAGTTCTCCGTTCGCGGGTCCACCGTGCCGGACTACAACGGCTTCGGAACCGTCGACGCGGGTCCTGACGGCAAGGCAGCGGCGATGTGGGGAGACCTCAAGGCGCGTCGCTAGCAGCCTCCAGGAGGAGACATTGGGCAAGCGACTGGACGTCCTGACCGTGGCGGACCTGTGCGTTGACCTCGTCTGCACGGGCGACGTCGTACCGCGCTTTGGGCAGCAGGAGCAGCTCATCGACGGATACGTGCTGGAGGTCGGTGGCTCCGCAACGATCTTCGCGACACAGTTCGCCAAGTTGGGCGGCAAGGTCGGCATCATCGGCGCGGTCGGGGATGATCCCTTCGGCCGGTTCGTATCGAGCAAGCTCCGCACCATCGGCATCGACATCGGGCGTGTTCGCGTCGATCCCATCATCCAGACTGGTCTGAGCGTCGCTCTGGCGAAGGACGATGGAGACCGGGCGATCCTGACGCTGCTCGGCTCCATCGACGCGACGAAGCCCCACGACTTGACGGACGACCTGCTGGCAGATTGTCGGCACTGGCACATCGGCGGGTACTTCCTGCTGGAGAGCTTGCGACCGTTCTGGTTTGGGTTCCTGAAACGTTGCCGGGCTGTCGGCGTGACGACGTCGCTCGACACGAACTGGGATCCGTCGAACACCTGGTTGGAGGTGCGCGACCTGCTGCCGTGGGTGGACGTGTTCCTGCCGAATGAGCGGGAGGCAATCGGCATCGCTGGCGTGCCGGATGTCGACGATGCCGGACGCAAGCTTTCCGCCGAGACGCCGATCGTTGTCATCAAACGCGGCGGCGACGGCGCGACGGCGTTCATCGGACAGGGCACTCACCATGCGCCGGCGATCCCGGTCGAGCGGATCGAGGATACCGTCGGGGCAGGTGACAACTTCGACGCCGGTTTCTTGCGAGCTTGGTTGCTCGGCTGGGATATGCCGGACTGCCTGGCGCTGGGCTCGCGCTGTGGGCATGCGAGTCTGGGAGTCGGGGGCGGGATCGAGGGTCAGCTCCGCGAAGACCCACCGAGAAAGGGCTTCGAATGA